Part of the Triticum urartu cultivar G1812 chromosome 2, Tu2.1, whole genome shotgun sequence genome, gacctcctccagcctccacaggctactgttcatccacggtcgacctcctccagcctctaCCTGCGACTGtccatccatgggctcctgttcatctagcctccaccacgcgctcctccaccggctactgttcaaccagccctctccacggggtcatgttcaaccacccctccacgggctactgttcatccagccctccaccggctactgttcaaccagccctccacgaggtcctgttcatcctgccctccatggggtcctgttcatccagccctccatggggtcctgttcatccaccagCTTGATCGATCAGGGtattgttcatccagcggcaacggcctctactaccatggggtcctgttcatccaaccccccaccgggaactattcatccaaaccccctcaatAACTCTCGTTGTTCATtcagaggcagcatcgattggcttcagttagcagcagtagcgaaggaatcacactcgggttcagttaacagcaagggatcgatcgatcgctcgggttcagtaacgcgtagcctgcagtgcgatcactcgggttcagttagagcccaacgcctcgctcgggttcagttagagcccaacgcctcacgcACACACGCGTACGTATGAGAGAAAAGCGCATTGCTCGgaccccgaccacccaccataaccgggaactccctgatattttcctccccctcgcttctaccacggttttttccatcatggacggcccaaagaatgtcatgcagctgcgtctccgtcccgcccaggacgaaaagcccattttctgtcatgattttttgtcatagaagtaggaccccaccacatctatgatgataccgagttttgtcacaattatcgtcatagaagtgtcataagtatgacagaaaaaaaaattgttcggcccaaaatgtcacggatgtgtctttttttgtagtgtcttcGGGGAAATCCCAACGCCTATCACAAGTAGCagaagaatttctggcgtcgttgccaggGAGACTTCATCAAACAACTCAAGGTCCCTTCATACACACTATCATTTACTTGTTCTACTTTTACTTGCTTTTATTTGCTTTTACTAGTCTTgttaaaaaatcaaaaaatacaaaaatattttaTTTTTCTATCTTACTAGAATTGCCATTGTGTCTCAAGAAAACATTAAGTTATGTGACTTATTAAATGCtaataataatgatttcattaGTACTCCAATTgttcctcccgccactagtgcggagtcaTATGATATTAATGGTGCATTGCTAAATCTTATTATGAAAGAATAGTTTGCTGGAAATCCTAATGAAGATGAtgcatcccatcttaataccttcatTAAATTATGTGACatgcaaaaataaaaaatatgtggataatgatattgtgaagtttaattatttcctttctcaccaagagatcgtgctaaaacttgctTTTCATCCTTACATCGCAATAGTATTCATTCATGGGATAAATGTAAGGATGCTTtcatctctaagtattttcctcccactaagataaTATCTCTTAGAAATAAAATCATGAAACTTAAACAACATGATCAAGAACATGTTCCTCAATCTTGgaagagaatgaaattaatgactAAAAATTTTCCCACTTGTGGATTAAGCTTATGGATGATAGTACAAAAAAATTATGTGGGACAGGACTTTGTCTTGAGAAATCTTCTAGACTCTGCTGTAGGTGGTACATTTATGGGAATTACATTAGGAGAAGCCACTAAGTTCTTGATAATATGAccgcaaattattcacaatggcacaTCGAACAAGCTTCAACTGGTAAGAAGGTAAATTATGTCGAAGAAATTTCTACTCTGAGTGATAAAATGGATGCTCTTATGAATATTCTTGCTAGTAAAAATACTTATGTTGCaagaaataatttcaacaacaatgcttatagggAACTTCAATCCTAGACCATATCCTGGTAATCCCTCCCATAATTATGGAAAATCCTATGGAAATtcatataataataataataataggatactATTGAACTTGAGAACAACATTAAAGAATCTATTAGTTCTCACAAGAATTTTAATGCCATGGTAGAAGAAAAACTAAGCAGAGTCGACGATATGTCTAGAAACATGGGTTGAATTGCTCATGATGTTGATGGTCAAAACCGGTGTTCTCCCAAAATATGGCGACAGTACTTTGTAGAAAATTCAAGAATCTCAGACATGCTCTTAAATACTGGAGCAAAGGTATTTCCAAACTGTCTACTACCGTTGAAAATACGAATAGTAAACTACTGGAAATTGATGGTTTAGAAAATAAAAGAAGACTCACAATTCCTGAAACTAATTTTAGAAGAGTTCTCAAAGCTCACCTCATCAGATTACTTTCTTACCAAAAACTATACTGGAAGAAAAGATGTACAATTTGTTGGGTTCAATTTGGGGACGAAAACTCAAAGTTTTTCCACGCAATGGCTTCTGAGAGATATTGAAGAAAAAATAATGCGTCACTAACTACTGATGAGGGATATTGTGTGGAAGATCATATAGGGAAGGAGTCGGTAAACTCCGAGTCCTTTAAACAGAGACTTGGTACATCAACTCACAATGATATGAAATTTGACCTCACAAGAATCATTAATTGGATTGATGGGCTCAAGGATCTTATAGTTCCCTTCACTACcgatgagattgatcatgttatTAGATCAATGCCAGCTGACCGCGCACTAGGCCCGGATGACTTCACATGGGAATTCCTCAAATCTTGTTGGCCAGTGATCAAAGAAGACTTCTAAAAACTTTGCAATTAGTTCTTTGATGGAAACCTCAATCTTGAGAGCATTAATGATGGTTTCATCACATTGATCCCTAAAACTAATGCTCCAAGCACTGCCAATGAGTACCGGTCAATCACCCTCCTAAACTGTTGTCTTTAAGTGATCACGAAGATCCTAGCCAATCGTCTACAAAATGTAATTCTCAAAATCATCCATAGGAACCAATATTGTTTCCTCAAAGGATGTACCATCCAAGATTGCCTTGCCTGGGCATTCGAGTATATTTACTAACGCCAAATATCCAAGAAAGAAATTGTCCTCCTCAAACTTGACTTCGCAAAGGCTTCAACACAATCGATCAGGAAGCAATGTTGGAAATTATGAAGAATATGGGCTTCAATGACAAGTGGCTGAACTGGATTAAATGCATTTTTTTTCTTTGGGCAAATCTATTGTCTTACTAAACGGAGTTCCTGGACGGTGGTTCCATTGCAAGTGCGGCGTATGCCAAGGTGATCCTATATCTCCATTAATTTTTGTACTGGCAACAGACTTGCTACAAGCTGTGATCAATGATGCATTTTCCGAAGGAGTCGCCAGTCTATCGTTCCCTTGCAACAACCAGAAAGAGTACCCGGTGATCCAATGCGCTAATGATACCATCCTTGCACTGCCTGCATGCCCCACTCAAGCTACAAACATCAAGAACATTCTGTCTAATTATGCCACCTCGATCGGTCTGAAAATCCCACAAATCCACATTAATCCCAATAAATTGTGATGAAGAACTCTGTAGCACTTTAGCAAACATCTTCGGTTGTGTGGTAGGAAAGATGCCCTTCACATACCTAGGCCTCCCCATGGGCATAACTAAACTAACCATACATGATGACATGCCTCTGGTCTGCCGAGTGGAAAGACGTCTATTAGCAACTCTCAACATGATATCATATGGAGGCAAACTCACTCTGCTCAACTCAGTCATAACTTCCCTCATAATCTTTGCCTTGTGCACTCTAAAACTGCCAACTGGCATCATTGAACTCCTGGACAAGATACGTAGGAAAAGCCTTTGGACAAAGAAAAATTACCAAGGTGACACATGTAACTCACTTGCATCATGGAACATGGTATGCAAACCAAAATAATGTGGTGGATTAGGTGTTCTTAACCTGAAAGTACAAAGTGATGTGTTACTCCTCAAATTCTTACATAAATTCTATAATCACTCGGATCTACCATGGGCGGAACTAATCTGGGATGCATATTACACCACAAAAGATTCCACATGCCATGGACTTGTGCGGCTCCTTCTGGTGACAGGATGTTTCAAAGCTTATGCCAATTTATCATGGGATTACCCAGGTAACTACTCACAATGGATCTACGACTCTATTCTGGAAAGACGTATGGCTTGATAATGTCCTGGCTAAAACCCATCCCCGAGCCTTTTCATTTGCACAACATGAAGATATTTTTGGGAGAGATTTCTTGGGAAGCACTTCTCTGTGGCAAACGTTTCACCTACCTCTTTCGACACAAGCGCATGCGGAGACACCTGGCCTACAACAAAAAACCACGGAAATTGAGCTCACGGATCCCTTGGTCAATGATGTATGGAAGCATGTATGGGGATCAACACACTACTCGGCCAACAAATACTACAGGACATCCAAGCGAATCGAGCATGCACCTGGATCTGGCAGTCCAAAGCAACGATGGAAATCAAAGTTTTTGGTTGGTTGCTTATGTTTGATAGGCTCAACACTCAAAACATGCTAAAAAGAAGACACTATAACATTGGCACTAATTTTGGCTGCCTTCTCTGCAACATCTCTTTTTTAAGTGCCCTTTTAGCCTTGATTGCTGGCATGAGCTTCATATGATGGGGGCAGAATAGGTACACATCTGGACTGGGTGGTTGCAGCAAAAAAACTCTTGGAACAAACCTCTATTTATGGAAACCTTTCTTCTAGCTGCTTGGAGCATTTGGAAGGAATGAAACGACAAACAAAGAGGGGTGCTGCCATCAAGAGACTCCTGGCATCCAAGACTAAAAGAAAATGTGTCCCTCCTCACTTATAGGGTGggaaagaaacaaaaacccttcCTAGTTTCCTTTATTAACACTCTGTAATAAGAATTTTCTCCCAACCCTCATCCCCAAAGGGGATGATTTGTAAATGACCCCTTGTACATTATTGATCCCTATTAATTAATATGCAGTAGGAGCCTCTCAAACTGTTTCAGCTGTCAAAAAAAGTGAAATGTAGGTTTCGAAAGTGAATAGCGATATGAATAGAAATGTGAAAAGGTTTATTTTAAAATAATGAATATGTTCTTTTAAAAATGTGCAATTGAAGTAGATATGATTTATCTAAAACAAGTCGGTGAAAAGTGAAATGTATGCTCTGAAAGGGAAAAACAACATAAAACTAAAAAATGTGAACTTGTGAAACTGATTGAAATCATTTTATTCATAAGATTTCAAGCGGGCGAAATATGTGAAATGTGTTTCATGACTTTTAAAGTCATTTAAAATGTATCCAAAATGGGTTTTGTTTTAAAGGTCTTTGCGACATGAGTTCAAATATATAAAATGTTTTGAAATCGAAAGTTTGGTTTAAGAGATATGAATAATTTTAAGTTAGCAAAGGTGGAAAAATGGATGAATTAGTttaggagagaagagagagaatGGGCAGCACATGCATGCAAGACCATGTGTCATCTGACCAAAAGTTAACACTCCCGTGCACCCTATTTTACCATTTTGGGCCTTCACCCCTATCGGCTATCGTCGTCCGTGACATTTGGTGAGTCCGCCCGCATTGGAGTCTTCACCCCTATCGGCTATCGCCGTCCAtgagagcatctccagccgttcggcccccCAAGGGCTTGAAATAGCGTCGCATGGGGGCGCGCCGGCGATAAATTCGGCGTGGGGGCGATCGGGTtcccagccgccgcccccagGTCACCCCACACGCAGTTGTTTTAAAACCATACTCAGCCAAAATTTGGCCAAACACGACACATAATTCGGCGAACTTTAGGTCCATTGCATTTTTACATATTGAAAACACATATTTAAAAAAACAACTACTAGTAATGCGCCGCCGCCCACTGCGCCGCCTACAGGCCGTAGAGCTTGCCGAAGGCGCTGTAGTCACCGCCGTCATCGTCGTCGCCCTCCTTCTTCACGCCGCCGCCATCCTTGCTGCACCCTGCCCTGGATCACCTTGGCGGACTGGTTTGGTTGGCGGCGGTGCCTCGTCGTCGCTGTCCTCGAGGACGATGACGCCGCCCTCATCGTGGTTGCGACGCCGAGCAGTGATCTCCTCGAGGGCGCGGCGTTGGCGCTCCATCTCCAGCCGGACGTAGTCCTCGCACGCCCACTTGATGGCGGCCTCCTCGTTGGCGGCCATGTCCTCGTGCTCGCTCTTCACGGCGACGAGACCCGGCTCTGTCTTCGGCTTGATGAAGTGGGAGGAGGGAACAGAGGTGCcacggccgccctcgttgatgaggAGGGCGCCGCCGTAGGGTGCGTCGCCCGAGCGGCGTCTCcacgggctcggccttgacgttCACGAGCGTCGGCGAACTGGATGAgcagaaggaggaggaggaggaggaataGGACCTGCCCACCATGTGCCTCGGCAACCGAGGGTCACCACTCCGATGGGGAACCGGGCCGGGGCCGCCGGGTACTCGAGCGGAGGATCATTGCCACCCTCGAGTTGCTTGAGGACGGCGTGGAGCGTGTGCCAGGGGGTGCCCTACCATAGGCGGTGGCCGTCGGTGTTGTGGCGCCCCCTCATCGACGCGTTGTTAGTGGAGGCGAGCTGCTCCTCGTGGCGGCGTTGGAAGTACACCGCCCATTGCACGTGGTTGCTAGCGGCGTACTCTGGAAGGTCCCGCTCCTCCTCCGGTAGGGAGGCCCGAACACGCGCGATCTCGTCGTGGAAGTGGCCGGTGTCGGTCGGCTGCAGAGGGACGGGGACGCCTCCGGCGCTGAGCCTCCACCGCCCCGGCACGCGCATGCCACGCGGCGTCGGGTAGTCCGCCTCGTGCAGGTGGcagcggccgaagccgttggccgccgctcTATCGCCGGAAAATCACTCTCCCATCGGCGGATCTAgacggggagagagagagagacgagaTGGGGGTGTCAGCGGTGAGAGAGGTTGCGGGTGAGTGCGTCCACCGGCGAGGGAAGGAGCGGCTTTTATAATGGTCGGGGGGCGGCAGACGTGTGTACGCgtggtgggagggggaggggcgcgtcaCCGCAttgcgccgcccgtgaggaatctcAATGGAAGGCTggccggcggcagccttggcattgattcctCGCGGGAAAACAAGGCGATGGGGAAGACGAGACACGGCTGGTCGCTGACTTGGCAGGTCCATCAGGCTTTCGTGCCAAAATTGTTTTCCCCGGCGCCCCCTAGCGCGTTGGGTTCGGCCTCAGTCCGCTGACGCTAATTTCGGGCCTAACCGGCGAAATTTGGGGTTCTGAGACCGTTTTTTTAGCGCCGGCGATAAAAAATGGTCTTAGAGGGTCCTGTTGGGGAAGTGAAGATGCTCTAACATTTGATGAGTCCGTCCGCGTTGGAGTTGCCATTACAGCATAGTCACGGCTGCAGATTAGCACACGTCCAACTCAACCGAGGGTGCGTCATACTGGCTGTGTTTGGGAATCCTCTGCTCCTTCGCCAGGGAGCAGAGCGGGCGGAGCACCCCTTTCACCGCTTGCTAAAATTGAACTGCATGCCGCTTCGCTACGTGGCGGAGTGATTCCGAACGGCCCCTAAGCTTTACCGTTCATTCAAAGGCGCCGGTCAATTAAAAGTCGCCACTAACACAGATGAATCATCATCGAACACAACTGGTAGCAGACTCAAGTGGGGCCATTCAAGAATGCGGTACATTTAGCAGAAAAGATAGCCAAGCCCTGAACTTTCGGAACATACATACTGTAGTTCATAATTTGCTGTCCAAAAACACGCAGCAGCAGATGGGCACCGTTACTACGCTGGCTGGCTTACTGTTAAGCTAAACCGCCTCCGGCTTGCTGCAAAGGGCTACTTGCTTCTACGGCACTACTCTGACTCCTGAAGACATGTCATGAGAAATTTCCCACTACTCTGATTCCTGAAGCTAATGTTCCTCATAATTCCCACCCCTATACATCTCCCTCCTTAAAGAAAGAACATCCTACGTTGCAGTTAGTCCCGCCTCAGAATTCAATCAGTCGAAGCCAAACATAAACCATCAGCACATATAAAGGTTGCCACAGTGACAAAAACTTGAAGTGTTGCTTCGGGTGAACAACACACCAAGCTCCAAGGGATGATAGTTGACAACTCCATCTGGCCGGTTCCCATTCCATTTTGGCTAAGCGACTCCAAAGAAGCTACTTACTGCGCCATCTTTGCTGCAAACGACTTCCTCTCACCCGCGTGCCTCTGCAAAACGATGTTGCACATGCAAAAATTAAGGTCTCAACTTACAGAACCCACGCAAGTACAGAGAGTACGTAGGAAGCAGCATTTACCTTATGAAGTATACTGAACTTCATTGCTTGCTTTTCTCGGACAAGCATCCAGTCCAAGGCCAGGTCATATTCTATTGTGTTGGGTTGAGAACAATGTGATGTCGACACAGCCTTCTTCTGCAGAAATAACAACAATTGCATTGATATCATGTACAGAAAAGGAGAAACTGCGACGGGATTAATTATAGGACACCATCAGGACCTGCTCTTCTCGTTGTCTTGGGTTCATTTTCTGATTACTGATGGTTAAGTGCCCAACCAGAGCTCCTGAAGCTGGTTTTGGGACCTTAAGTAACCCTTTGCTGCAGTAAAGGGGTCTGCAAGAAATACAATTAATCAGAAGTACCAGCAGTTAGCAAAAGAAGACCAAACTAGAAGATTACTAATTTCATACTAGAACTATATACAGTGCAAAGTGGCAGTCACATACAAACTGTATAACCAGCAATTGCAACGTTGCACATGCACAATCCCTGACTAATTTGCCAACTAAAGAACTAGTAAAACACATATATTGGTGCTCATCGCAGAAGCAATTGGTTAATATAAAGCTCTGTTAGTTCCGATCGGTGTTTTTGCAGTTGGTTTGAACTGAGGTGCCATCATGTGAAACTGAAATATAACAAACAGTAGCGACACTTGGTATGAAATTTATTACATGCCAGCACTGAATACGAAGTAAAGTACATTTCATCATTCCAACAAGTATTGACACAATAGAGTGAGTTACCTTCCACCCACAACCAAGCCTGAATTGATTTTCATAACAGCTTCATCAGCAATATTTCTGGAATTGAATACAACATATGCTTTTCCTACAAATTAGAAAAAGGCATTTTATTTAAACTGCGTTGGATAAGGTTACATGGAACATGTTAGTATTTGTGTAGAAGTTCACTCACCATTGTTAGGATCATCGTAGGTCGGGTGGTTAATAGGCTTAGCAGTACAAGATAGTTGTAGTGCCTCACGAATAAGTTCCTGCAAACATGATCGTAATAAGATATGTTCACTAAATTGATGTGCGATACACGGGAGGAGCAGATAACATGTGAAAAGAACATGAAGACTAAACAAAGCACGAGTAGAGTGAGTACTGAACAGGGTGGACGAAGATCCTTGAGAAAAAGAGATGGATATGCACAGAGTTAATCAACTTTTTCATGCCCCAACAGTTTCAACTTCTCTGTGCTGCTACTTGTTATCGAATAAAAAACATATTTATTTATTGCTTTCTTGAGCAGAAGCACATAGTTCCTTTTTCACAAACTCAGGAGACATTTTGTAAGAGACTGTAGAAGTTAAGCAGGCAGAAATCAGTGTACACAGCTGTGTAAAGCTCAGCTTGTGGTTGCTGGATTGTGCTGTGGTGACTTGTTTATGATAATCTGCTGTAGAAAATAGTAATGGAGGCAGGAAAGAGTTGGTTTAGCCAAACCAAAATAATAGGAAAGAGCCAGTTGGAAAAGCTGGATCGTCATAATCCACATCAATGCCAAACACGGCCTACAGAACAGAAAGCTTAAGCTATTCAAGAAGACAAGTAGATGATCCTTCTAGGCCAGGAACACAATTAGAGAACTAGAAGCAGCTCGGGCTTCATGACAACCAAATACAGAAAAAGAAGATAGTCATAGTACCACTATTTCAGAAGCTCCAAATCGTATGTCAAGATTCTGAATATACACCAGCCTCCCCTCCTTATCAGCTTGTGCTAGTTTTTCATGCCAGGGCTGCAAATTACATTTAATATAGATTGTGAGTTTATGACATATATATAACTGAAAGCCAAAGCATGATTTCATTCAATAGACAATAACATAGAACTGAAAATCAAAGGCTACATCTTAGTACTATGCTAATTTGATGAAACGATTTATCAAGTGAAGACTGCAGATATAACATATACTtcataacaacaacaacaacaacaacaacaacaacaacaacaacatatataCAAGCGACCATACAGCAAAGAAAAGATCACTCACCTGTGGTTTGAACCATTTGCTTCTGTCCTGTTAAATAGCATAAAGGTGTATTAGCACACGAAAGTAAACATGATAGTAGCAAACTGTGTATTAGCACACAAAAGTAAACATGATAGTAGCAAACTGTAAACGACAGCATTTTGTGCATGATCTATCAAGCCAAACCTACTCGTAAATAGCATCGGTCAAATCTCTATCAAAAGCACATAATATTCTGCCAAATAAAGAACAGTCCATAAAGCAAAATAATTGAGAAATTTGAGACCCCTTTACTTGCTGTATACAAATAAACGATTATATGTGCCCAAGATCCAATCTATTAATGCTTAAGAAATATAGCTGAACATGTAAATAATACTTCAGATGGTAAGTTCAAAAAGGGCACAGCCCCAAAATACCTGCTCTAGTGCATGGTGGCAGTTCGCCATTCAAGGGACTGCTTTCTGGCATTGAATTATTAATTTTCAGTAGAGTAGGCCAGTGTTGCATCTTTGGCATATTGTCTGGTTTAAATTTGTCAACTAAAATGTTCCAAACACACCACAGCCTAAAGTAAAGTTACTATTTCTCTGAAAAGGAACCAAAATATACCTTATCCTTTTATGTGCGTTAAATTATGATACGTTGGAGTTGGATAGCAATCAACGTGTTTTTCGTTTCACTGAGCATGCATCCAGTTCACATGTCCACGGGCAAACACATAGTAACTGCTCGGGGTAAAGAATAAAAGAACACAAAAGGCGACACTGACACTCTGTTTTTCATGTTTATAACATGTCCATTTTTTCGCATTATATTTATCACTCTGAAATATGTCACCAACAGCTATTTACTAATTCAGAAAACTTACAGCCTGCCTTGTTGGTAGTTGCGCTAAAGGAACAGAGCGAACTTTCACGTCAGGAACTGGGGCCATACTTTGCGTTGTAAGATCTTGAGATAGTTTCAACTTCTTTGAAGGCATATTCTTCATTGTGAGATCTTGAGATAATTTCAATTTCTTTGAAGGCATCTTATCAGAGAGAACTTTCTGTGTACTCTGTGTACGTTTGAAAACTTTTTGTGTGGGTTTGGGAACATCCTCCTCAACTCCTAGGGGAAGAGGAACAGCAGCAACCTGAGCTTTATCCACCTCTTTGACTGATGGGGGAAGAGAAATGGCCACTGACTGGGAAAGGGGAACTGCAGCAACAGGAATTTCATCCTCCATCTTAGCAGCTGATTGCGGAAGGGGTGCAACAGGAATTTCATCCTCCATCTTAGCCGCTGATTGCGGAAGGGGTGCGACCAGACCTGCACCCACCTTCTGATCCATGCCTTGCGCATCCTGATCCGGGTAACATATAACTTGCTCATCTTTAGGATTAAGCAGCACGTTGACTGCATCAGAAGGAGGGTAGTTAAATATGTACGTGCACATTATATGTGTGTGTATAATGTACTGCTTAAACAAAATATTTAATGTGATGTAATGCATGAACAAAATTGACATCCAATGCTGACCTTCCAGCCCTGCAATTTTCTCAGGTACTTGCTCAGAAAGTGTGCAGTTTCCAACATCAAAAAACCTATAGAAGATATAATCAGCGACCGTTTGTTCCTTTGGGGTAGGCTGGCGATTCCTTTCATCCTTTGAAATGCAAACAACAGTGCATTTACCAGCAATAGATTCCTAATATAAGCAATAAAAATCGCTATTAGAACATTTTACTTGTAAGAAAGGTCAGAAATGAACTGAATTAACAATGATGCGCCCAGCTAGCTTCGAAAAAATGTAATTGTTGACCCCAACTAGCTTGTTGCCCCTTTCTACTGACCAAGCTGGTTCTGCTCAGTTTTGCAAATGAGCAACCAAGCCGGATCCAGCTCATTCAGGCTTTTGTTCTGTCTAGTATTGCCAAATATACTTCCAAAAGTGGTAATCAAACTGTTGCTCCTTGCATATTGTTAGCACGCCTTTTATACAGGAAGATTATAACTTCAAATTGCATTTCTGATGTGGATCAATCCAATTAAAAAATGCAAATATGTGATTAAGGAAGGAACAAACTACCAGTGGGTTGATATCGGCAAGGCCAGTGCCATCACCAGAAGCAAGAAATATCTCATTCTCCGCCACGGAGCCTCTTAAATAATTTCTGATCTCATCCGGGGTGAA contains:
- the LOC125536306 gene encoding protein ANTI-SILENCING 1-like, with protein sequence MGESNENIQFSWGKKRAKGGAKMDTQFYGSFTFDNVKYSLYDCVYLFKNGESEPYIGKIVKIWQQNEAKKVKILWFFTPDEIRNYLRGSVAENEIFLASGDGTGLADINPLESIAGKCTVVCISKDERNRQPTPKEQTVADYIFYRFFDVGNCTLSEQVPEKIAGLEVNVLLNPKDEQVICYPDQDAQGMDQKVGAGLVAPLPQSAAKMEDEIPVAPLPQSAAKMEDEIPVAAVPLSQSVAISLPPSVKEVDKAQVAAVPLPLGVEEDVPKPTQKVFKRTQSTQKVLSDKMPSKKLKLSQDLTMKNMPSKKLKLSQDLTTQSMAPVPDVKVRSVPLAQLPTRQADRSKWFKPQPWHEKLAQADKEGRLVYIQNLDIRFGASEIVELIREALQLSCTAKPINHPTYDDPNNGKAYVVFNSRNIADEAVMKINSGLVVGGRPLYCSKGLLKVPKPASGALVGHLTISNQKMNPRQREEQKKAVSTSHCSQPNTIEYDLALDWMLVREKQAMKFSILHKRHAGERKSFAAKMAQ